The Peribacillus simplex genome contains the following window.
AGATGTTTTTCGAGTGCTCCTTGATACCATTGCATAAAGTCGTATCCAAATTGTGTATCGATTGCTCCGCCCTTGGTGAAAAATTCATCCCCGTTTCCAGGTGGCTGAATCTCATTCCAGTTTTTATACGTTTCACCCCAGGCAGCATTTAATTTTTTTATCGTTGAATATTTTTCTCTCAAGGTAAGCCTGAAATCCCGTTTCGCTCCTTCTGTATAAACTTGAAGCTGGCCCCTTTCAGGATAATCCCAGCCATCAGCATTTTGATAGGAGGGATATCTTAGCTCCCCAGCTGGTCCTGCACTTAGATATATTTTGGCTATTAGGTCCTTCTTATCAGCAAAGTTCTCTGCAAAGGATTTATACAATTCGTTGTACTGATTTGCTGTACCTTCCCACCAAGGAGCAAGTACTTCTTTATTCCAGAAACCACTTTCACTCTTGAATACCATGTTATCTAGAGTGTCCTTATTCCAGAGCCAACTCGGGATAGGATAGTTACAATCATCCCCCACATTACCGCCGCATTGATGTGTAGACAGAATGGGCACCCATTTTAAACCGGATGCTTCCACTGTTTCCGCATATTTTTTATAATAGGACCAATCAAACTGATTATCTTTTTTACTCTCGACTAACCCCCACCAGATATCTGTCGTTATTGCATATACTCCATTTTCCTTCAACTGAGTTAACTGTGCTTCAAATGCCTCCCAATCTGTTATTTCACCCAATGGGGCCATTACATAAAGCTTGTAATCTGGTTTTACTTCTGCTATTCCAGGTGAAGTACTTAAAGGAACAAAACACAGCATAAAGGTAAAAACGCCAACAGATAATTTGTTCATAAAAACGCCAACCTTTCCCCTATTTATTCATAAAAATCCCTGGTTGAGATCGCTTACATCCATTCGTTAAATAAAGTCACTCCTTTACTAGAAATTATATTTGTTTTGGTAATATTTATCAATTTAATTCGTCGGGGGAATATGTTCATAGCTCCTCAAAGAAAAAAATGGATAGTCCTATAAGAGACTATCCAGCAGACTATAGACAAACTCGATAAATAATTGAGTTTGTCTATAGTCTTTTTAAGGGTTTGTAAATTTTTGAACGTTGATTGGAACGTAGGGCACTCGTTTTCCGCGGGCGCTCCACTCTTGGCGCCCTTTGTGCCTGTGGGGCCTCCCGTGGGCACGCTTTTCCCGCAAGAGTCCCGCACACCCGTTCCAATCAACTTTGTTTTAAAATAGAAGGATAAAAACATGGAGTGATAAGGATGGCTTCTAAACATTATTCTATTCAGCAAGATCAACTTGAAATGATTACGATAGATCAATTGGTGCCCGCAAACCATTTGGTTCGTAAAATGGAGGCCGTCATTAATTTTTTCTAACATTTATGACTTGGTGAAAGACATGTATTCCGAAAAAGTAAACATAGTTTTAATTCTTTCCAAGTACCCAGTTTTTCTCCATGAAGCTGAGCTAGAACCAGAATCAGGAACGCTACGATTCTAATTGCGGAAAATACTAAATATCCTGTAACATATGTTATCTGTTTTAGCGTTCCGAGTATATTTGGAACCAAGAATCCGCCAACCTCAGACAGCTCCCGCAATTCCTGTAATGAAACCAATTTCTTACTAACTGAAAGACAGCCCATTTGCCCATTCCGAGAAATAGCATAATGTATAAGGTATCAATAAGTTTGAAGAGAAGTTCTATCAAGTTTTATTTTTTCATTTTCATAAGCATAATAATAAGTGTTGATTCTTGATTTACCTTCAGACGATTACTATTCTTCATTAGAGGGCGTAATCTTCCCGCGGCACGAAACGAAGAACTCCTTCATAAGATGTGTTATGAGCGGCATGTAGTGATTTAATAATCAGATTATAGCCGGGGAAAGGTTGGGTGCAATAATATGAGGCAATATCCAATTCGTAATAATCCATTTCAAAATCTTCAGGAAAAAGACATGTCTTTTGAAGAGGTATTCGTTCATATTGTAGAATTCATGAAATTAAATCCTTCCGGTGACTATCGATTAATGGTCGGTACAGATTCGCAAGTACATAAAAAACATACAGTGTTCATTACAGGCATCGTGATACGTCAGGTCGGGAATGGTGTATGGGGTTGTATTAGAAAAGTGATGATTCCTAGAAGGATGATGCAATTACATGAACGTATTTCCCATGAATTGTCGTTAACTGAAGAGATCGTATCCATGTTTACGGAAGAAAGAAAAAATCAGTTAATCGATATTGTCCTGCCTGCTGTATATCAAGGGGCAACGTTCATCATGGAAGGGCATATTGATATCGGGATTGGAAAGCGGAACAAAACCAGTGAGTTTGTTAAAGAAATGGTAGCCAGGATGGAATCCATGGGAGTGGAACCTAAAATTAAACCCAATGCTTTCGTTGCTTCAAGCTATGCCAACCGGTATACAAAGCAAGAGTAAATGACTCCAAAACATGCAAGAAGCCTAAACTGTGAGCAATGGAGCTTTTTTCAAAGTAGGTAAGATGGATGGTAATATATTATACTAGAACAATATAGGTTGGAAATTTCCTGTTCTTTTTTTCAAGCTAAAAGTTGTACATATATTCCTCTCGTACGTTGCTCTGAATAACGCAAAAAAACCGGCCTCAGACGAGACCGGTTTTAAAGATAGAAGCCGTTATTGCCGTATTCAGTAAGAAAGTTTTAAACCACCACTCCTTAAAGTGGGTGTTTGCAGAAACAATCCTGTTGTCCAAGTCAGTGACGAGGCATAACATTCCTGTTTCAATATAAAACTCCCTATTACAGCTTAAAGGTTAAAACTTAAATATCATTACGAACAGTACAGCTTGTATTGTTATATTACCTGAATTCCTTATATCTTACAATGGTAATATTTGCTATAGCGATAACCAATCAAATTGGCTTTATCTTGGAATGGACGCCCTATTATCCCTTTATACTTAATAAGAGCATTCGTTAGGATCAAACTATTGATCAAAATAACTGATAATATCCACTTGGTCTTTATTTTGTAGATGATTGCTGGGATCTCCATAAAACCTTTTCGTGATTACACCTAATGCCTTTCTGCTGTTCTCCACTCGTAGATAAGGAACATCCAATCCCTTTATGTCGCGATCGCCAATCACAACCGAAGCCCCTTGACAAATTGCATCTTTAATGTATTTATGGCCATCCTCCTTATATCCGTTTACGGCAACAAAAAGGTATCCATTTTTTATTTCTTTTGAGTTATCGGCGACACCTGTAATGGATATATCTTCAACGTCCTTCGGCAAATCCCAGTTTATTGCTTCATATATTACGTCTTTAAGGATCATTAACTTTTCTCCTTTTTCAATTAAGCTATTCACCTGTTTTTTGTAAAAAAAAACCTTCTTAATTCACATGCCATTATTAGTATTAACAAGTACTCTAAAAATAATTGTTAATATATAATTTGTTTGTTGGTAAAAAATGTTTTCAGGTTGAGTCCGCCAAAATAGATTATAGCCATTACCAAAAGCCCGTAAATTATGAAGAAAAAAAAGCAGCATGAATTGGCTGCTTTGCTTTAAAAGTAATATGGATATAACTAGTATATCTTCAAGTTAAATTGAGATTTTTTTCTCGTTTTCCCCAACCAAGTCAATCGCTAAGTTTACTATTCTTTTTCCATTACCTACACTTACGATTGAATTTCCAAGGGTTTTGTTTCGGCCTTTTGATTGTACAATGGCAAAATGAAAAACATCCCTAGGATAAAAAAGAAAGCCGCGGTTTCAAAAATGGAAACGAGTGAAAATTGCTCTTTCAACACCCCTGCAGCACTCATGGTCAAAACCATGGAGCCAGTGAACAATGGGCTTAAGATTCCATTGACCCTTCCAATGAACTCGCCTTCGGTCCTCTGCAATATCAATGTATTGATCCCAATTTGAATACAAGGCAGCATCAGCCCATTAAAGAACTCGGCAGTAAGTGTAATCCAAAGGTTTGTTGACAGCCCCATTACCGCTATTCCAATGGCATTCACAAGCATTCCAAATGCTAATAATCTCTGAGGTGCCACCTTTTTGGCAAAAATCATCACTCCTGCTCCGCCTAAAATCATACCAATCCCATTCAACATAAATAACCATTGAAGATTTTCCTTAGGCAGACCCAGTTGTTCGGTAACAAGGAATATCGAGAGCGGCTGAATGAAACCCAGTCCGAGCCCGGCTGCCAGAAAACATAAACCAAGCAGACTCAGTTCTTTTTTTCGCAACACGTAGCTCACTCCGCTTTTCATTTCCTGCCACAATGTTGTTTTGGCCTTTTGTTCATCAAGTTTGCGATCTTTTGGAAGGAAAGCTAGTGCACCAGCTGAAAATAAAAACGCGAGGCCAGTTATAGCAATCGAGATATTGATCCCGAATGATTGGAAGGCAAATGTACCGAGAATCGGGCCTAAAACCATAAATACTGCGAAAACTGTCTGATAAACTGACATCCCTGTTTGAATTTGACTTTCTGGCAAATGCATTTTAAATAGCTTCATGCCTGATGGCTGAGAAAATTGAGAAAGTATCGCCGAAATCAAAGTTGCAAAAAACACCATTTTCCAACTTCCGAAGATAAGCGTGATAAGCACAGCAAATACGGATATTGCACTTAAAATATCACACCAAACCATCGTTTTTTTCGGACTCCAGCGGTCAGCGAACGTCCCTCCAATAAATGAAAAAATAAAAATGGGTGCGAATTCCGCTACTGAAATCATTGAAATGGCAAAGGCATCCCCATTTGTCTTTTCCATGACGAATAACAAAACTGCAAAATTCCGCACCCATATCCCTATTTGTAAAAACAAGCCTGAAAAGATGATGGCCCGAAATACACGATTTGTAAATAAGTTAGGTTCCTTATTACTCAATGTTACAGATGAGTTTTTTCCCAATATAAAAACCTCCTGTGAAATATCTGGACAGGAGGCAGTACAATACAAATTTAAAAAGGCATAATATCCCTAATTGAA
Protein-coding sequences here:
- a CDS encoding family 14 glycosylhydrolase, whose protein sequence is MNKLSVGVFTFMLCFVPLSTSPGIAEVKPDYKLYVMAPLGEITDWEAFEAQLTQLKENGVYAITTDIWWGLVESKKDNQFDWSYYKKYAETVEASGLKWVPILSTHQCGGNVGDDCNYPIPSWLWNKDTLDNMVFKSESGFWNKEVLAPWWEGTANQYNELYKSFAENFADKKDLIAKIYLSAGPAGELRYPSYQNADGWDYPERGQLQVYTEGAKRDFRLTLREKYSTIKKLNAAWGETYKNWNEIQPPGNGDEFFTKGGAIDTQFGYDFMQWYQGALEKHLAKISKFAHKHFDKVFGVPIGAKISGVHWKMNDPVLPHSAEYSAGYYNYSQLLNQFKKSNMALTFTCLEMGDQDAHIAPSYSAPKTLVTHIASLANEKGISLNGENALPLINNEWGFDNIAEMVFNHGFEGFTLLRMSYLFDDEGNPTNEFRMMKDKLEGKSIPVIFTVENVPVTQGVYLIGDRGEIGRWNVEDYEYKLTQNKEGSWSGTFRLAADRLYEFKFVMKDENGNITWQKGENNNYKTPLNGKGNYKTSW
- a CDS encoding ribonuclease H-like YkuK family protein, with translation MRQYPIRNNPFQNLQEKDMSFEEVFVHIVEFMKLNPSGDYRLMVGTDSQVHKKHTVFITGIVIRQVGNGVWGCIRKVMIPRRMMQLHERISHELSLTEEIVSMFTEERKNQLIDIVLPAVYQGATFIMEGHIDIGIGKRNKTSEFVKEMVARMESMGVEPKIKPNAFVASSYANRYTKQE
- a CDS encoding Mur ligase domain-containing protein, whose product is MILKDVIYEAINWDLPKDVEDISITGVADNSKEIKNGYLFVAVNGYKEDGHKYIKDAICQGASVVIGDRDIKGLDVPYLRVENSRKALGVITKRFYGDPSNHLQNKDQVDIISYFDQ
- a CDS encoding MFS transporter, with translation MGKNSSVTLSNKEPNLFTNRVFRAIIFSGLFLQIGIWVRNFAVLLFVMEKTNGDAFAISMISVAEFAPIFIFSFIGGTFADRWSPKKTMVWCDILSAISVFAVLITLIFGSWKMVFFATLISAILSQFSQPSGMKLFKMHLPESQIQTGMSVYQTVFAVFMVLGPILGTFAFQSFGINISIAITGLAFLFSAGALAFLPKDRKLDEQKAKTTLWQEMKSGVSYVLRKKELSLLGLCFLAAGLGLGFIQPLSIFLVTEQLGLPKENLQWLFMLNGIGMILGGAGVMIFAKKVAPQRLLAFGMLVNAIGIAVMGLSTNLWITLTAEFFNGLMLPCIQIGINTLILQRTEGEFIGRVNGILSPLFTGSMVLTMSAAGVLKEQFSLVSIFETAAFFFILGMFFILPLYNQKAETKPLEIQS